A segment of the Lolium perenne isolate Kyuss_39 chromosome 3, Kyuss_2.0, whole genome shotgun sequence genome:
AGCCCTGGCTACCCTGAGTACAAATTCCGCAGCCATTTCCAGATGGGTTGGGAAACCTTTGACATGATATGTGATGTGCTGGGCTCGGCGATCGCCAAGGAGGACACACCGCGCCGTCCCGCCATACCCGTGCGCCAGCGTGTCGCTGTGTGTGTTTGGCGCCTCGCCACCGGTGAGTCCCTCCGCGCCGTCTCTGACCGGTTTGGCCTCAGCCTTTCTACCTGCCACAAGATTATCCTCGAGGTCTGCGCCGCCATCTGCCAGAGGCTTATGCCCCACTTTATTCACTGGCCTGACCAGGCCACAGACTTCAAGAGCAGCTTTCAGGCCATCTCTGGCCTGCCAAACGTCGTCGGTGCCATCTATACCACCCACCTCCCGATCATTAAACCAAAATCCCATAACTCGAGCTACTACAACCGTGGTTGGTCGGCGCGCAACGAGAAGCCCTCTTTCACCACCACTCTCCAGGGGGTCGTTGACCCTAACGGCATTTTCACCAATGTATGCATCGGTTGGCCAGGTGCCATGCATGATGATGAGGTCCTCATCAGATCAGAACTGCAGCAGCATGTTGGAAACGGCATGATGGTGGTTGGTGGCTCTAGCTACCCGCTGATGGACTGGCTTCTCGTCCCATACACGCACCAAAATCTAACGAAGGAACAACAAGTGTTCACCGAGAAGGTCATGAAGCTCCGGCGCATTGCCGTGGATGCTTTTGCACGGCTCAAGGGACGATGGATGTTTCTGCAAAAGCGTGCAGAGATGAAGACCTCAGACCTCCCTTCCGTGATCGGCGCATGTTGTGTGCTGCACAACATATGTGAGATGAAAGGGGAGGAGATGGGTCCAGGGCTGCAGTGCGATGTCATCGATGTCGAGACAGTGCCAGAGTACCCTGTGCATTCTGCTAGCGCCAGCAAGGCCAGAGACAAGATCGCGCACAACCTCTTCCATAGCGGGCTGGACGGCGCCAACTTTTGATTCCCATCCTCAATTTGTCATTTGGTTGATTTGCATTGGTCAATCAACTAAGGATTCCCTTTGTTACTTTATTTGCTCATAAAATTCAGAGAGGGTTATTTTAGTGGCAGCTCAGATTCTCAAGACATCATCTGAAAATTATACCAGAGAAGCAAACATCACCATTTGTTATTCTTTGTACTGGTTTGGTTAATTTCCATCGATTTGGTTGAAGAAATTTCTGGTTCCTATGCTATGCACGTTTTGTCCCATTGTATACCAGAAAAATTCTCATTTCTTATTTGTCATAGCAATGCGAGGCCAAACTGGGCTAAGTGGTTTGTATATTGTACTATTGGATTTATCCACTCAAGGCCTGCTTGGAACACAAAAACTTCATCACGGGAACTCACCAAGTTCCTGGCAGGACCTAATATATTTTTACAACATCTAGAATGcaactccagacggttcagaatcGCCCTGATATCACCAGAGGGCGTCCTGTCAATTAAGTCGACATTGTGTGGCTTAAATCATCTAAGTTAGTCAGGATACAATCTGGTAGCCAATTTTATATGAAATCTGAGCACTGATTTGTTCATATTGCCTACATATTAGAAGGTAGTTCAATCCGTAGGAGTAGGAGAGCAACAGTACTAGGTCACTTGATGTACCTAGAGAATTGTTCGATGGCGGCAACGGTGTCCATGGAGAACCATCCGCGATTCCGCGGCCGACCCGGCGGTCGACGGTGATCTCCGGCACCACGAAGACGAGCGCCTGCTCCTCCTTCCGGTGCTTCTTCCTCCCGTCAGCCCGCTTCATCCTGTCCCGCGCCGTCTGAGCAACTTCCACAACCGCGCCCCGCGCCCGGGAGAGCTACGAGCGCACCCGCCCCTGCACCCGCATCGACGAAGCAGCAGGGCCCGCAGCGACCAGTGAGAGCTCGACGACCAATCTATCGGCGCCTGACCTCGGAGGAACCGGGCATCTAGGAGGGGGTGCGCTCACTGGTGCCGACGTCGGGGAGTTTCCATTTGGAGAGGAAGGCGAGGGCCGGCGGGCGGGCGCGGCGGCGGGCCGGGGATGCGACAGCGGGGAGCGGCAGGAAGCGAAGGGGCTGGAGCTGGATTGCTGGAAACAGTTAGCAGcaggtagttttttttttttttttagggtGAGCCCTCCGCGCATTCCATTCGGTGGGAGTAGGAGCACGGCCTGTATCTGTATGGCCGCCTTTGGTAGCTGGGCTAATTTTAGGCCTCTGGCCTCTGGGCCGTCTCTAGCTCGTTGCAAATGAGTTTTGGGTCATATTTGACGAAATCGTTAAAAAAAGTCAACCTTCGCGAACGGAAGGCAGCTCGCTCCGCACGCGACAAGTGGCACGCTGTGGTGACAGAAAATCTCTaggaagtggtctccctgctctGCACGTATCGCAAGAggaagcaaggtggggatggtggaggagagagaagactgaGTTGTGTCAgattttccctttttcttctagattcgttttttcaaaatgaaatggagaaccgtaagtccaaattgcAAACCGTTTTCACTTTAGAGATCCTCGCgttgagatcttcaaaactagatcctaTGTTCATAGGTTTGGAGATACTTTTTTTCGTACTTCCAATAATATTATGATTGTACCTGTGGTGTGTACCTAATTGTACTCGTGTttcaactgataagtacttctgtttttagtgTATTTGGTGCAATTTTTCCCTTTACTCGCTAACTGTACTCGCCCGTGTGCGGGACTATACATGTACTTAcgcgcgactgtacctgctcgtgtgcgcctgtgtacttctgtacatgtacttgcttgtgttcacgactgtacctgctcgtgtgcacaactgtacctgctcgtgtgcacaactgtacctgctcgtctgcgtgactgtacttgtactcgcatgtgtgttcaactgtactcgtgtgttgtgcgtgactgtacctgctcgtgtgcacgactgtacctgctcgagTGCAcgactgtactcgtgtgttgtgcgtgactgtacctgcGCAGGGCAAGTCACGCCGCAGGCACGCGGCGACGTACGCGCGTGGCCGGGACGAGTACGCGCGCGGCGCAGGATGAGTACGCGCGGACGACGTACGCGCGAGGCGACTTGCGCGCGGCGCGGGACGTAAGCCTGGTTCGGTCGGCTCGCTCTTTTGCTGAACGCACGCGCTGCCACGCGTCAAGCGCGGACGAGTCCTGTCGAGTGGGCACTATCCTTCGCGAAGGAAAACCTTTTTTAGTGACTAGTaaatatgcccgtgcgttgcaacgggagagGGACAATCTAAGTCGTGGACACAATTTTAGCACGACACGGTGTGTACTGCAGTCAAGCGTGCCACCACGGTCTCCTCTTCACGCCGCTTCTCCGCAAGAATCAGTAGTGCTAGGCATCGGCATCACCATCTCAGCGTATCGATCATCCACTCCAAAACCATGAAGCCGAGACCTTTGTCCGTGCATAGACACGGGCCCTCAATTTTTTTCCGCCGCCACAGCACATGCGTAAACATAATAGCTACATACCAACTGCATTGTTACAGAAATAATGTCAAATCCATTTATGTGATAATTATAATTCATGAATATTTGATCGATGATTTGCATAAATGAAATACAAATGATGTATTATTACATTTGTGTCAGCAAACATAAATAAATATGAGGGCTTTTCTAGTGTTCATTTCTTATAAGGTCATAGTTGGGTCCTATCGCATCAACTCTTGGTAGTATATGCCCTTGATTCCGGTGGGAATTAGTTCGAGAAATATATGACTACCATTCATGGATTAACCTACAATGTACAAAGACTAATCCAAATTAACAAAACAAAATGCAAGGGCAATGGTGTATGCTTGGAGAGCAAAAAAAAAGTATTTGAAAAAGGCAAACACCAGGTTCGTTCACATTTACATGGATATTTTTCGAAGTATAACCTGGCTACTCTTACAACCTTAACTTCTTGGTCGCAAACCACTTAATGGCAACACAATATAGTGGTTGTAAAGGTGGGGAAAGGCTAAGACATGGTGGCCGGATGTAATGACATGAACTTAAATCCCATTTGCACGTTATTGATCTCAGGTTGAGGGAGGGGAATTCGTCATTCCATAACTAAAGATACTTACGGCATTATAATTTCATTGTAATTGTACATGTTCACCTTCAAGAGAAGGTAACGTTCCAAACAAATGCACCATTGTTAGACAATTATCCAGGTCTCTAAGGCAACAATAAAAGCTGCATCATGTTATGTAGAGATAACACAATTTGAATAACCCCACAAAGAATCATCTTAAACTCACTCGGTACCTTTTAAGGGTAAGCCCAACAACTTTGTTCTTTGGAGGTCAATTCAACGGTCTGTCTACAAAATCCTTCTTTTTCTTCGAAAAAACCTTTTTTAACATTCTTTGTATGAACCTTTATTTCCCTTAAATCAACCATGAAGGAAACATCATTAATAGGTCATAACTCTCCAATAGGCAATTATTCATAGTATCATAAAACAATAACACGTGAATGCACGCGTGGCCTGGTATGCTAATATTGTATTTAATTCATGTGATAATACATAACGCCCTTTGGTGCCATAAGTTAGCATTGGAAGTGATACAAAGCAATGATCAATTCCACCAAGCATGACCAAGCAATTACAAAGTGCAAAATCAATTCCACCAAGCATGCATGATAGGTAACAAATTAAaaataaatcatattagcagaattCAAGTGTCTACACTTCGAGTTCTAGTAATCAATAGAATGAGATGGTGCAAAAATACAAGAAAACTATCGGATATACCGAATGGTTGTACTTTTCATCCTTCAAATCGGAGTTCCAGCCTTATTCCTCGTTCATGGTGGCCATCACCTGTGTCGTCAGTAGCATCATCCATATCATAATAATCCTCCATGTCTTCGGCATGATATCGTGATAATTGGACATTGATCCTCTCCTAAGAGTGAAGTGTCCCTAACGGGTAAACGAAACACCACAACCACCTTCAGAAACCATGCTCTCACCGGAGCCAATTGCAATAGAGCAAACAAGCAGTCACATCTAGATGTTGTGCACCAGTTCAcaagtaatagcactcagtaaaAAGAACAATAGTTACTGTAAATTCAAAAGCTCTTGGCAATTTGGTTCTCCATAACATCTGATTTCAACCTTCAAATAACCCTATTTGGTTTTCTATGTAAACAAAACATGCACTCAATTTACCCAAATATTAGAGAAAATTTCAAGCTACATATAAAAATGTATAGATTTCGATGACCAATGATCAATCAACTACAGACTGCAAGTAAGTATTACATTATAATAATATCGATGGCTCTATGATTACCTACAGTAAGTTGGTTCTTATATTAATTTATTTTTCCAAAGGCACCTAGGCCTCTATTGAAAACACAGCTTTCCACGTAGGACCAACAACTCGTTTAGAAATCATATGCTCTGAGAAAGTAACTTATTTAGAACGTGGAATGCAACCATATCCAGAGTCCTCTTCCCGAAGGACCAATATGATTCAGATCAAGTATTATTGTGACCATGGAACCGTGGAATCAGCGAACACATTATACATGGCATATCTTTAAAACTGAACTTACAATTACAACTAAAATGCCGACACCCTAAATTATTCTGACATGCTACAGTGCATTGTACAGTTAAATAGATAAAAAGCGTACCAGATAAGGCAATCATCTACATGATCTCCAAACTCTTGCAAGAACAAGAAATATCGACAGTATTAGTAAATAGCAGAGTATGGAGAGAAATAGAAATAATTTCTTGGAGATGAATAGGAGCTATGAAATTCACAAGATATGAGCTGAAAGAAACCTTGCACTACATGAGGCATCTGTGTAACAAACTTCACATGATCGGATTCCTATATTTTCGAGAGATGAAACAAGAAGAATTTCTAAAATAAGATACTGCTACATGGATCAAACCTTGCAACAAATAACCAATCTATGCCCTTAGATTGCAGATGGATTTGACCCATGAATTCTAGGTAGCAATGCCTACCTGCATTTGGGGGATAATCAAGTGGCAAAAACTATCATGAAATTTATGAGGCTGACGTCAACTATATTTGGGGGCTACCAGCGAAGTCAGCTACAAACAAACCTCGCACATGAGAAAGCATGATTCAGTTATAGACAGTAAACTTCACATCAATAACCAAGAAATTGCTATGTTTAACACACAAAATACTTGACGATGAGCAAACTGCTTCATAAAGACCTAAAAAACATCTCATAGAACAGTAAGTCAGTAACTATGTTGAATGCTTTGAGCCTTTGCCAGTGGAGTAATAAACCATAGCAGAGTCCACACGATGTCTGGATGGAGGAGTGAAACCCGAAAGACTGAATCAATACCTTAAATTTCTCCGTGTTACAAAAGATACATATACCAATAATAAATG
Coding sequences within it:
- the LOC127339973 gene encoding protein ALP1-like, which translates into the protein MPNNRRKRDTSDEPKVGDGGADCNDTNKKRSIANKLTFSDAAIQDPHLLMNGDDDEVQVEPQQTQVDGSETSKSQWTTHHSDRAGDIDVSPQQHLLLWVEDQSGTWWKHCSSPGYPEYKFRSHFQMGWETFDMICDVLGSAIAKEDTPRRPAIPVRQRVAVCVWRLATGESLRAVSDRFGLSLSTCHKIILEVCAAICQRLMPHFIHWPDQATDFKSSFQAISGLPNVVGAIYTTHLPIIKPKSHNSSYYNRGWSARNEKPSFTTTLQGVVDPNGIFTNVCIGWPGAMHDDEVLIRSELQQHVGNGMMVVGGSSYPLMDWLLVPYTHQNLTKEQQVFTEKVMKLRRIAVDAFARLKGRWMFLQKRAEMKTSDLPSVIGACCVLHNICEMKGEEMGPGLQCDVIDVETVPEYPVHSASASKARDKIAHNLFHSGLDGANF